From the Papaver somniferum cultivar HN1 chromosome 2, ASM357369v1, whole genome shotgun sequence genome, the window ggataaggggcaccttcttcaacaatttgaatttgtgtttttggcgggaaatgaagttttcaactggcagaattttgattgtcaaaatgaatgggttagagtgcgaatcaatcgctgaaaattggcagaaagatgtgatttggcataaggaacaaagtttgggtggtggtttcgatcaaattttgctgtaatacgtgttttgattctcgagttcaaaacagggcaagcatgcactggaggatgataatcacgcgtcatggagagttatggacgtgttctgatgatgtggaatggctcgagcatcactttgggtcgtgaagaatcgatttggagcgtggagggaggaagtttacgcaagaaattccaagtttggtaagaaaatattcggaaaatattgttattcactgcccgcataatgaagaattatattggagttattggcgagatttggagatgttgttgggtataaataggttctttgggtctactagagagggtgtcgagagtggggaggagaagagaggaagctgcagaggaagaatcaccaattctctctgctgctgctgctgttcgtgatgaagatgaagaacacgaagaacagacttgcaagaACCGTCGTTTATTGACAGTCGTAGTTACAACGCGCGACAACGACACTTCATCTTTTATCGTTCCTTTTGTAACggttgaacagcgcctttgcaacagttatttctgttgcgatttttctgttcaattgttttactccctttaatcaacttttgagctttacacatgtattttgagattatgattaatatgaggagctaaaccccaacactggggcgatggaggaagccttatttcacacttgggtaattatatttaattcttttcatgacttttgcattaattttaattgaaattatgatttaaattaattagttgtgatttgatttgatgggtcatgcttagcttagatgatttgatgtcccatgcttaacatttacacctaatattttgagaatctatcttggcaataaattagagtcgatatatttaatatatttttcgagctattattgataaaagaattattatttgaaccttaagaaatgaatttggcggaatcctagtcccagtacctctctaccaatttgtcaatatttttgtaaataatttttataaatctaaaaatccttcaccttcacaagtcttagagttcgaaccatccttaccactactactacaacccccattaaatctttgATCAGTATGCGATTGAAAGAAATGGAGAAACCTGGGAAGATGAACCTCCGTTGAGGTTTTATATAGAGAAACATTTCAAAGGGTATCTCTTCTAACGTAACACATCAAATTGACTATCCGTTTATGAATCAGAGGGAGGCGCAAATCATGTCGTTGTTAATGGAAGAGAACAATCCGAAGAAGTTTTCAAAGGTAGATCTTCTAACTTAACACATCAAATTGACTATCCGTTTATGAATCAAAGGGAGGCGCAAATCATGTCGTTGTTAATGGAAGAGAACAATCTGAAGAAGTGCCATAATTTACTTCTGTAACCGAAGAGGGGATTAACTACAAGAAAATAtcagtgatgatgggttttgtaaCGGAAGAGGGGACTTGATGCAAGAAAATATCTGGGACGTCGGATGAGATCGTAGAAAAGGGTTCATTCTCAGTCACGATTTGTCTTTTGCATTTTTGAAAGAATGGCAGCCGCCGATCAGAGAAAAAGGCTATTTAGAGCCATCAGATTAGGCAAAACACATTTATTTTTGTAAGATAGACTTAATtatagtaaaaataaaggaaaaagtttaaatcaaattgaaaagaaaaaaacgcGTCAAACCCGAATCATTAGTGCGTCCAAACTAGACGTGTGTGGGACCCGTGCATAGGTGCGTCGGACACGAATCATGTCAGCGTTTCACACGCATCCAGTGTTCAACACGCATCAGATGCGGACACAGCTCGAAAAATGTAGCATGCGTGCAGCACAGGTTGGGGTGAATATTTTTGCATCCGAACGCCTATAAAAAAAACTACCAAGAATAAAAATCCCATGTGAATCGGGGGAATCAGATTCAGAACTATGGATGAAGTGTAACTGTGTAAGCAACACTCAAACTGTTGCGGGCTCAAACTTTATGATATGGTATTTGGTGTTGTGCCCTTAACGAGTTTTGTTGGGTTATCTAACAGGTAGAGACTAGAGACGCGAGAGAGTCAGAGACAGTGGGAATAATGCAGAAGAGGGAACAGGGGAAATTAGGCGGAGCTGGTGGTGGCTCCGCCACTCAAACACCGAAAAGAGGACGTCCTTTTGGAAGTGTGAACAATAGCACTGGTCTTTCTTCAGCTACAGCTGATTCTGTTGCACCTCAGTGTCTCCTTGGTCCTTCTCTTCAAGTTCATAGCTCGTTTGCTGGTCAGTCTCTACctctctaaaccctaatttcgccCAATATTTGTGAAAAATTAGTCTAATATAAGTCTAACGACCATGATTTTGTTACTACGTTGTCTTGATGACTTCGTTATCATGTCATATACATTGCTTTtgtgtaattagggttttgtacatAACATGGTATTCTGGTGAATATTTTTCTATGAAATTTTTGACGAAATTGCTAGTGGCAAAAGCCTAATTTAAGGACGAATTTGGTCTGAAATTTACCTTATAATATGTAGCAAAAGCCTTTTGGATCTTTACTTTCTAGCTTATTGAAGATCAGTGATGCATCCGAGATAAAGGAACTGTTTCTAGTCTCTAAGAATATGTCAATGCCTTAAAAGGGGGGGGATACTGTATTGTTGCTTTGGGTGCTTGATATGAATGCTTTGAGAAATATCAGATGTATAGAATTCTGTAGTGCTGATTCTTGAAAGTGGCAACAACTTTTCTTTCTTGGGTGCTATACATGGACTTTACTAGTGTGATACTCCTAGTAGTTTCTTTCCTTTTCCTATCTTTTCCGCTGTTTTTTTCCTTCTAGTTTAAGCAACTTGATCTCGTCAACTATATTGCTGTCTGTCTTGCTATGTATAgttatttcttttctaggatcGGATTCTAAGAGTTTGCATTTGAGTCAGCTCAGCTCATATAGTGAGACATATATGTACTAGTAGTTGCTCTGTCCGAGTTCTCTTCCAATGAACTTGATTTCTTTTTTCAgaacaaaacaacaaaagaatAGTCCTAGCACTTCAAAGTGGGCTGAAGAGTGAGTTGACATGGGCGCTGAACACTCTGACTTTGCTTTCTTTCAAAGAGAAAGACGAAATGCGACGAGATACCACTCCACTGGCTAAAATTTCTGGGTTGCTTGATGCTCTTCTTCAAGTTGTGGGTATCACTAATATATTCTCTTTTATGCTTACCTACATTTGTAGATTGGGTTCTTTCTTATTACATTGCAATTTACAGCACTTGGATCATAATTCCTATAAAAGTCATCAAAGAAAACAATAATGATTTTATCAAATATTTTACATAGGGGTTCCTTTAGTTTTCTCGTACATAGGGCTTTCTAGCATCTTACTCAAAATAACAATGTTCCCCTGGTTTGACCAGATAGATGATTGGCGTGACATGGCTCTACCGAGAGAATTTCAAAGGGCACCTAGGGTCAGAACGTTGGGTACAAACACCCCAGTTTCAGGGTTTGGCAATGAGTATGAGGCGTTGGGCGTGATTGATGCTCCCTCACATCCTGGGTAACCCTGAAGCTAATTTCAAATCTCCATGTAATCTGAAATTCAAACTTGCTGAACCTCACTAACTCTATACGCATTATGGTGTGTTTTCTTTTGGGGTAGATCGGTTTCTGTTCCATCCAATCCCGAGGCATCAAGCCAGAAGAGCATGGTGAGCCATCATCCCACAGAGTGGTGGTTCGATGAAGATGGCTTGTTTAATCTGGATGAGGAAGGTCGTTCAGAAAAACAACAATGTGCTGTTGCTGCTTCAAATGTGATTCGTAACTTCTCTTTCATGCCTGATAACGAGGTGATTATGGCCCAACATAGGCATTGCCTAGAAACAGTTTTTCAATGCGTGGAAGATCACAACACTGGTGAGAGATCCCTGTCTCTAATAAAACCTTACTTCTATCTATTTGCCATTACCTCCAGTGGCCAAGATCTTTTTTACACATCATTTCTGTTGAGAGTATCGTGCACGCCTGAGAAACATATAAAATATTTAAATAGCACCTCATGGTGACTTCATTGTTGATTCCTTTACATATGAAATTAATCTAGGGGGGGTTAGGGAACTTGCGAATTCTACAAACCATACCAAGGAAGATAAAAACCTTGGCGTATTGTCAAAGTTCGGATCCTCTTTGTAAACTGTCTCACTTAGTTCATTTCTGAGTTATTCAGTGGCTATGTTGTTATGGGCGTAAGGCGCCGCTTGGCGTCAGGTGTAAAATCCCGAGCCGCAGCGAGGCGTGGCGAAGCCGCAGCATAGAACAATAATTCCCACATAGGTTTATGCACTTGACATAACTGATAATTAGCTTAGGATCTTCTATATTAGCTTGTAAATCTTAATGAAAAAGAGTTGCAAAAAAATTGGgaagattttttttccttcactATTGTTCAAGTAATTAACAAAAACAGCTAGGATGATCTGTTTCTTAACATAATTAACTTAGGGTTTTAAAATATTAATGTATGacttaattaaaaagattttccaAATATTTTGGCAATATTTGTTTTCCTCTTTTAGCATAAAATGCCACTTTGGCGCCCAACAAATTGGCGCCT encodes:
- the LOC113347204 gene encoding armadillo repeat-containing protein LFR-like isoform X3, with protein sequence MQKREQGKLGGAGGGSATQTPKRGRPFGSVNNSTGLSSATADSVAPQCLLGPSLQVHSSFAEQNNKRIVLALQSGLKSELTWALNTLTLLSFKEKDEMRRDTTPLAKISGLLDALLQVIDDWRDMALPREFQRAPRVRTLGTNTPVSGFGNEYEALGVIDAPSHPGSVSVPSNPEASSQKSMVSHHPTEWWFDEDGLFNLDEEGRSEKQQCAVAASNVIRNFSFMPDNEVIMAQHRHCLETVFQCVEDHNTGDEELVTNALETIVNLAPLLDLRIFSSSKPSYIKITEKRAVQAIMGILCSSVKTWNCAAAELLGRLIINPDNEPFLLAFAPQIYKRLVDLLSVPAIDAQAAAVGALYNLSEVNMDCRLKLASERC
- the LOC113347204 gene encoding armadillo repeat-containing protein LFR-like isoform X1 — encoded protein: MQKREQGKLGGAGGGSATQTPKRGRPFGSVNNSTGLSSATADSVAPQCLLGPSLQVHSSFAEQNNKRIVLALQSGLKSELTWALNTLTLLSFKEKDEMRRDTTPLAKISGLLDALLQVIDDWRDMALPREFQRAPRVRTLGTNTPVSGFGNEYEALGVIDAPSHPGSVSVPSNPEASSQKSMVSHHPTEWWFDEDGLFNLDEEGRSEKQQCAVAASNVIRNFSFMPDNEVIMAQHRHCLETVFQCVEDHNTGDEELVTNALETIVNLAPLLDLRIFSSSKPSYIKITEKRAVQAIMGILCSSVKTWNCAAAELLGRLIINPDNEPFLLAFAPQIYKRLVDLLSVPAIDAQAAAVGALYNLSEVNMDCRLKLASERWAVDRLLKVIRTPHPVHEVCRKSALILESLVGEPQNKALLLAYENAFSEILFSDSRQSDSFARILFELTSKPNNKVAAAQGIWGM
- the LOC113347204 gene encoding armadillo repeat-containing protein LFR-like isoform X2, whose protein sequence is MQKREQGKLGGAGGGSATQTPKRGRPFGSVNNSTGLSSATADSVAPQCLLGPSLQVHSSFAEQNNKRIVLALQSGLKSELTWALNTLTLLSFKEKDEMRRDTTPLAKISGLLDALLQVIDDWRDMALPREFQRAPRVRTLGTNTPVSGFGNEYEALGVIDAPSHPGSQKSMVSHHPTEWWFDEDGLFNLDEEGRSEKQQCAVAASNVIRNFSFMPDNEVIMAQHRHCLETVFQCVEDHNTGDEELVTNALETIVNLAPLLDLRIFSSSKPSYIKITEKRAVQAIMGILCSSVKTWNCAAAELLGRLIINPDNEPFLLAFAPQIYKRLVDLLSVPAIDAQAAAVGALYNLSEVNMDCRLKLASERWAVDRLLKVIRTPHPVHEVCRKSALILESLVGEPQNKALLLAYENAFSEILFSDSRQSDSFARILFELTSKPNNKVAAAQGIWGM